One Xyrauchen texanus isolate HMW12.3.18 chromosome 44, RBS_HiC_50CHRs, whole genome shotgun sequence DNA segment encodes these proteins:
- the LOC127636672 gene encoding follistatin-A-like: MRMLQLPRLRQGVVALLIWFAHLMEQHKVQAGNCWLEQGKNGRCQVLYMSGMSREDCCRSGRLGTAWTEEDVPNNTLFKWLIFNGGAPNCIPCKETCDMVDCGPGKRCKMNKQNKPRCVCAPDCSNVTFKGPVCGSDGKTYRNECALLRAKCKRYPDLTAQYQGKCKKSCYGVNCPGSSTCVLDQNNNAYCVTCNRLCPEVTSPEQYLCGNDGTVYASTCHLRRATCILGRSIGVAYEGKCIDARSCEDINCREGRKCLWDKQKGRGRCSMCEDTCPESRPGNSVCASDNVTYPSECAMWQAACSLGLVLEVKHLGSCNCK; encoded by the exons CTGGCAACTGCTGGCTTGAGCAGGGCAAGAACGGAAGATGCCAGGTTCTGTATATGTCTGGGATGAGTCGGGAGGACTGCTGTAGAAGTGGTCGGCTTGGCACGGCGTGGACCGAAGAGGACGTGCCAAATAACACACTCTTCAAGTGGCTGATCTTCAATGGCGGTGCACCGAACTGTATACCTTGTAAAG AGACTTGTGATATGGTGGACTGCGGACCTGGAAAGCGGTGCAAAATGAACAAGCAGAATAAACCCCGCTGTGTGTGCGCCCCAGACTGCTCCAATGTCACATTTAAAGGGCCTGTGTGTGGCTCAGATGGGAAAACTTACCGGAATGAATGTGCCCTGCTTAGAGCCAAGTGCAAGAGATATCCTGACCTGACAGCGCAGTACCAGGGAAAATGCAAAA AGTCGTGCTATGGTGTGAATTGTCCTGGAAGCTCAACGTGTGTACTGGACCAGAACAACAATGCCTACTGCGTGACCTGTAACCGGCTTTGCCCTGAAGTGACTTCACCAGAACAATACTTGTGTGGCAATGACGGCACTGTGTACGCTAGCACCTGCCATCTCAGAAGAGCCACATGTATCTTGGGGCGATCCATTGGAGTAGCTTATGAAGGGAAATGCATAG ATGCCAGATCATGTGAGGACATCAACTGCCGAGAGGGACGAAAGTGTCTTTGGGACAAGCAGAAAGGACGGGGGCGCTGTTCGATGTGTGAGGACACCTGTCCCGAGAGTCGTCCAGGCAACAGCGTCTGCGCCAGCGACAATGTCACTTACCCTAGTGAGTGCGCCATGTGGCAGGCCGCCTGCTCTTTGGGTCTTGTCCTGGAAGTCAAACACTTGGGCTCCTGCAACTGTAAGTAA